One Candidatus Zixiibacteriota bacterium genomic window, TGCAAGCGAGGCGCAACCGGAAGTGGTCGAGGCTGAGAAATCAGCCACTGGCGGATTACCGCCGCCGCCGACCGCACTGACCGCCGCGTTGGCGTCTACCAGGCCGTAGCCGAAATAATTATCCCGGCCCGACGAACCGAGATCGACTGCCGTGCTGGTGAGATAATCCTTGACCTGATCCGGAGTCAGCGAACCGCCGCCGCCGGCTTTGGCCAGAATCAGAGCCGCCACACCCGCCACGTGCGGTGAGGCCATTGAAGTACCCTGATAGAAATAATAACCGAAACTGCCGTAGTTGGAGCCATCGTGCGTCTGCTGCAGGACGCCGTCGTAATAGCCGTCACCGTTTTCATCGGCAGTGAGGTCTCCACCGGGGGCGCAGATATCGACGTATGAGCCGTAGCTCGAATAATAAGCCAGACTGCTGTCAAAGCCTACCGCCGAAACGGAGATGCAGGACGAATAAGAAGCCGGGTATTGTGGCGTGCTGTTGGCTGCATTGCCGGCTGCACAGACGATCGTTACGCCCTGATTGTAGGCGTAGTTACAGGCATTTTGAAGAGTCGTGGTGGTAGAAGTCGCCCCGAGACTCATATTAATGACATCGGCGCCGTTGTCGGCGGCCCAGATGATACCATCGGCCACATCGGTCAAGCTGCCGTTGCCCGAAGCATCCAGGACCTTGACCGGCATGATGCTGCAGTTGAAAGCAACACCGGCTACACCGAGGTTGTTGTTGGTCGTCTGAGCGATGGTGCCGGTTACGTGTGTGCCGTGCCCCTCATCATCGTTCGGATGGCTGTCGTTGTTTACGAAATCATACCCGGAAACGAAATTGGTTCCGGCCAGATCCGGAGCCTGAGAGAACGAACCATAATCTTCATAAGCCACACCGCAATCGATCACCGCTACCGTCACACCCGAACCGGTGCTTAGATCCCATGCGCTTTCCATGTTGATCATCGGCATATGCCACTGGTACGAGTAATAAGTGTCGTTGGGAGTCATCAATGCGTGGAAATAATAGTTCGGTTCGGCGTATTCAACCGTCGGATCGGCCTCGTAAGCCGCTACCATTTCTTCAACGGTCTTGCCTTCCGGAACGGCAATGCGACTTATGCCGGTGTACTGGCTGGTCGACAATACCGCCGTGCCGAGAGCCATGTTCAGTCCGGATCTCTGGCCGTCGTTTATCCCGTCCTTATATTTAACGACTATTTCACCGGGAACATACTCCGGACTCTGAGAATAATCGCGAGCTTGCTTTATCTGGAAATCCTCGGCGAAGGCGCTGAGACAGACGAAGCTAAGGATCAACAACACAGTTAGAGTTACTCTAGTCTTCATTAATGAAAACCTCCTGACGAAGTGAAGTAGTTACTCGAAAAACCGCGGAAAACAGCATCATTAACTCAATTCACGGGCTTCCCTCCTTACTGGTTACAGCATCGCTCTTGAAGCCAACCATAGTACTGCTTTCGAGACAGAGCCGGATATACTCCAAACCCATCTCCGGACGCATTAATGCTTATGCGCCTTGAGCGTTACCTATTGAATCGTATTCGTTGCTTATATTAGGTTGTTCCATCCTGCAGTAGATAGTATACGAAGCGAACCGGTTCTATACAAACCTAAATTAACGGTGAATTTGTATCAATACCGGTTACACCCGGCTCCAGGGGGATTGTTGACAAACCTCAATCGCGGCGGAGACAAGCCCCGCCGCTACGCGTTAAAGAGCCCTAATCTCGCGTAGCGGGCGGCCTTGTGTCGCCTGCATTACGAGTATCCGGGCGTATGTCTTTTTCAACACTCCCCTGATCTGCAGCTATCGATTTCGATAATGAACAATTTCGGGGAACATTAGAAACCGGGCGGTGTTAGTATTCAATAAATGAATGTAGACAACGCCGGTCGATATACTCTATGTGACCGGTGGCTGAAAGGAGCATTAAAATGAAACATACATTGCCCGAACTCGGATACGCTTACGATGCCCTGGAGCCTTATATCGATGCCCGTACCATGGAAATCCATCACACCAAACATCACCAGGGTTATATCAACAAGCTCAACGCAGCCCTCGAGGGTCATGCGGCTCTGGCCGAGAAGAGCGCCGAAGAACTGGTAAGCAACCTCGATGAGGTTCCGCAGGAGATTCGCACCGCTGTTCGCAATCAGGGCGGGGGACATGTGAACCATACGTTCTTCTGGAAGATTCTCAAGAAGGGCGTCGAATTCAAGGGCGAGATTGCTGAGGCCATTACGGCCAAATACGGCAGTCTTGACCAGTTCAAGAAAGAGTTCGCCGCCACCGCCATGTCGGTGTTCGGTTCCGGCTGGGCCTGGCTGGTAATCGGCAAGGGGGGTGAAATTCAGATTATGGGTACTTCCAACCAGGACAGCCCGCTGTCGCACGGCAAAACACCGGTGCTAGGTCTCGATGTTTGGGAGCATGCCTATTATCTCAAGTACCAGAGTCTCCGCAACGAATATATCGAGGCGTTTTTTAACGTCATCGACTGGGAGGCGGTTAACGAGAATTATAAAAAGACTCGTGAGGTGGTTGCGACCAACTGAAAGCAGCTCGCTGAAGATAAGAAAACCCGCCTTGGTAACGGCCAAAGCGGGTTTTCCATTTGATTTAATGAGCGTGATCGCAAACCGCTTTCACGGCAAATCCCAGAGCGGAGGGGAGTGTTGAGAAACCTTTTTTTGTGGCAGAAATAAGCCCTGCTGCTACGTATTAAAGAATCTCAACCTCGCGTAGCGGGCGGCCTTGTGTCGCCCACATTACGTTTGTGGTTTGTTGAATATCCACGCGTATAACTTTTTCAAAGTATTCAAAGCGGAATCAGCCCCTATTGCTTATTCATGGCATCGTCAGTTGGTGAGTTGATCCGGCAGCTTTTTATTCTTCATTATCGAACAGGCCAATATCGTCGCCCGGTATTGTCCATAATTCTCAAAACAGCCTTTTCCTGCAGATTTCTCTTGGTATTTCGAGAACCTTTGTATATTTCGGTTGAACCCGGTTTGCCGAATCCGTGGGCTTTGCGGGTCGTATAAGAGAGTACCAAGTATACCGCCTTACAGTTTTGTCGCGTTGCGGGCCATTTTGAGGCCTTGTCCATGACAGACAACATACATGAAATCTGGGACCTTGTGCTCCAGGGAAATCATGCTGCCTGGCAGAAACTGGTAGCGACTTATTCACCCCTGGTTTTCAGCATTGCCGTCCGGGTCGGTCTCGAAACCGCCGATGCCGAAGACTGCGCC contains:
- a CDS encoding superoxide dismutase — its product is MKHTLPELGYAYDALEPYIDARTMEIHHTKHHQGYINKLNAALEGHAALAEKSAEELVSNLDEVPQEIRTAVRNQGGGHVNHTFFWKILKKGVEFKGEIAEAITAKYGSLDQFKKEFAATAMSVFGSGWAWLVIGKGGEIQIMGTSNQDSPLSHGKTPVLGLDVWEHAYYLKYQSLRNEYIEAFFNVIDWEAVNENYKKTREVVATN